The following are from one region of the Shinella sp. PSBB067 genome:
- the sufA gene encoding Fe-S cluster assembly scaffold SufA gives MAFAVMTLTDAAANRVKAIVANAGEDARGIRVGIKKGGCAGMEYSIDLVTEPNARDDLIELNGARVWVAPEAVLYLLGTQMDFEVTTLRSGFTFHNPNQTSACGCGESVELKPADLAALAAAGQPTVRA, from the coding sequence ATGGCCTTTGCAGTCATGACACTGACCGATGCGGCGGCGAACCGCGTCAAGGCGATCGTCGCCAATGCCGGCGAGGATGCCAGGGGCATCCGCGTCGGCATCAAGAAGGGCGGTTGCGCGGGCATGGAATATTCCATCGATCTCGTGACGGAGCCCAATGCCAGGGACGACCTGATCGAGCTGAACGGCGCCCGCGTCTGGGTGGCGCCGGAAGCCGTGCTCTACCTTCTCGGCACGCAGATGGATTTCGAGGTGACGACGCTGCGCTCGGGCTTCACCTTCCACAACCCGAACCAGACATCGGCCTGCGGCTGCGGCGAATCCGTCGAGCTGAAGCCCGCCGACCTCGCGGCGCTTGCCGCCGCCGGCCAGCCGACCGTCCGCGCCTGA
- the gcvP gene encoding aminomethyl-transferring glycine dehydrogenase: MSLPKDFAFTDYQPYDFANRRHIGPSPKEMEAMLAVIGYDSLDALIDDTVPKSIRQGKPLEWGAPMTEREALDKLRETANRNRKLVSLIGQGYYGTITPPVIQRNILENPAWYTAYTPYQPEISQGRLEALLNYQTMVCDLTGLDVANASLLDEATAAAEAMAMAQRVAKSKATAFFVDENCHPQTIALLKTRSEPLGWSIIVGDPFTDLDPVDVFGAIFQYPGTYGHVRDFTGLVARLHQTGAIAVIAADPLALALLKSPGDMDADIAIGCTQRFGVPVGYGGPHAAYMAVKDAYKRSMPGRLVGVSIDARGNRAYRLSLQTREQHIRREKATSNICTAQVLLAVMASMYAVFHGPQGLKAIAQSVHQKTVRLAEGLEKLGYTVEPDVFFDTITVHVGKLQGIILKTAVAEEVNLRKIGDDRIGISLDERSRPVTLEAVWRAFGGDFEVAEFEPGYRLPEDLLRTSEYLTHPIFHMNRAESEMVRYIRRLSDRDLALDRAMIPLGSCTMKLNATAEMLPITWPEFAEIHPFVPVDQAQGYRHLIEDLSQKLCDITGYDAVSMQPNSGAQGEYAGLLTIRAYHLANGDTHRDVCLIPTSAHGTNPASAQMAGMKVVVVKVSDNGDIDMEDFRSKAEQYAENLSCCMITYPSTHGVFEENVREICEIVHKHGGQVYIDGANMNAMVGLARPGDIGGDVSHLNLHKTFCIPHGGGGPGMGPIGVKAHLAPFLPANPTTGEAGAVSAAPFGSASILPISWSYCLMMGGEGLTQATKVAILNANYIAARLKGAYDVLYKSAKGRVAHECIIDTRPLAESAGVTVDDVAKRLIDSGFHAPTMSWPVAGTLMIEPTESETKAEIDRFCDAMLAIREEARAIEEGRMDRENNPLKNAPHTVEDLVGEWDRPYSREQACFPPGAFRVDKYWSPVNRVDNVYGDRNLVCSCPPLEDYAEAAE; this comes from the coding sequence ATGTCTCTTCCCAAGGACTTTGCCTTCACCGATTACCAGCCCTACGACTTCGCCAACCGTCGCCATATCGGCCCTTCGCCGAAGGAGATGGAGGCGATGCTGGCCGTGATCGGCTATGACAGCCTCGACGCGCTGATCGACGACACCGTGCCGAAATCGATCCGCCAGGGAAAGCCGCTCGAATGGGGCGCGCCGATGACCGAGCGCGAGGCGCTCGACAAGCTGCGCGAGACCGCCAACCGCAACCGCAAGCTCGTCTCGCTGATCGGCCAGGGCTACTACGGCACGATCACGCCGCCGGTCATCCAGCGCAACATCCTGGAAAACCCCGCCTGGTACACGGCCTATACGCCCTACCAGCCGGAAATCAGCCAGGGGCGCCTCGAAGCGCTGCTCAACTACCAGACCATGGTGTGCGACCTCACCGGCCTCGACGTCGCCAACGCCTCGCTGCTCGACGAGGCGACCGCCGCCGCCGAGGCGATGGCCATGGCGCAGCGCGTGGCGAAGTCCAAGGCGACCGCCTTCTTCGTCGACGAGAACTGCCACCCGCAGACGATCGCGCTCCTCAAGACCCGCTCCGAGCCGCTCGGCTGGAGCATCATCGTCGGCGATCCCTTCACCGACCTCGATCCGGTCGACGTCTTCGGCGCGATCTTCCAGTATCCCGGCACCTACGGCCATGTGCGCGACTTCACCGGCCTCGTCGCCCGCCTGCACCAGACCGGCGCCATCGCCGTCATCGCCGCCGATCCGCTGGCGCTCGCGCTCCTCAAGTCGCCCGGCGACATGGACGCGGATATCGCCATCGGCTGCACCCAGCGCTTCGGCGTGCCGGTCGGCTACGGCGGCCCGCACGCGGCCTACATGGCCGTCAAGGACGCCTACAAGCGCTCCATGCCCGGCCGCCTCGTCGGCGTCTCCATCGACGCGCGCGGCAACCGCGCCTATCGCCTGTCGCTCCAGACGCGCGAGCAGCACATCCGCCGCGAGAAGGCGACGTCGAACATCTGCACCGCGCAGGTTCTGCTCGCCGTCATGGCCTCGATGTATGCCGTCTTCCATGGGCCGCAGGGCCTGAAGGCGATCGCCCAGAGCGTTCATCAGAAGACCGTTCGCCTGGCCGAGGGCCTCGAAAAGCTCGGCTACACCGTCGAGCCGGACGTCTTCTTCGACACGATCACCGTCCATGTCGGCAAGCTGCAGGGCATCATCCTGAAGACGGCCGTCGCGGAGGAGGTCAATCTTCGCAAGATCGGCGACGACCGCATCGGCATCAGCCTCGACGAGCGCTCGCGCCCCGTCACGCTGGAAGCCGTCTGGCGCGCCTTCGGCGGCGATTTCGAGGTGGCCGAGTTCGAGCCGGGCTACCGCCTGCCGGAAGACCTGCTGCGCACCAGCGAGTACCTGACGCATCCGATCTTCCACATGAACCGCGCCGAAAGCGAGATGGTGCGCTACATCCGCCGGCTCTCCGACCGCGACCTCGCGCTCGACCGCGCGATGATCCCGCTCGGCTCCTGCACGATGAAGCTCAATGCCACGGCGGAGATGCTGCCGATCACCTGGCCGGAATTTGCGGAGATCCATCCCTTCGTTCCCGTCGACCAGGCGCAGGGCTACCGGCACCTCATCGAGGACCTGTCGCAGAAGCTCTGCGACATCACCGGCTACGACGCCGTCTCCATGCAGCCGAATTCCGGCGCGCAGGGCGAATATGCCGGCCTGCTGACGATCCGTGCCTATCACCTCGCCAATGGCGACACCCATCGCGACGTCTGCCTGATCCCGACCTCCGCGCACGGCACCAACCCGGCCTCCGCCCAGATGGCCGGCATGAAGGTGGTCGTCGTGAAAGTGTCTGATAACGGCGACATCGACATGGAGGATTTCCGTTCCAAAGCAGAGCAGTATGCGGAAAACCTCTCGTGCTGCATGATCACCTACCCCTCAACGCACGGCGTCTTCGAGGAGAACGTGCGCGAGATCTGCGAGATCGTCCACAAGCATGGAGGCCAGGTCTATATCGACGGCGCCAACATGAACGCCATGGTCGGCCTTGCCCGGCCGGGCGACATCGGCGGCGACGTTTCGCACCTCAACCTCCACAAGACGTTCTGCATCCCGCATGGCGGCGGCGGTCCGGGCATGGGGCCGATCGGCGTCAAGGCGCATCTTGCGCCCTTCCTGCCGGCAAACCCGACGACCGGCGAGGCCGGCGCCGTCTCGGCAGCCCCCTTTGGCTCGGCCTCCATCCTGCCGATCTCCTGGAGCTACTGCCTGATGATGGGCGGCGAAGGGCTGACGCAGGCGACCAAGGTGGCGATCCTCAACGCCAACTACATCGCCGCCCGGCTCAAAGGCGCCTATGATGTGCTCTACAAGTCCGCAAAAGGCCGCGTGGCGCATGAATGCATCATCGACACGCGCCCGCTCGCCGAAAGCGCCGGCGTCACCGTCGACGACGTCGCCAAGCGCCTGATCGACAGCGGGTTCCACGCCCCGACCATGAGCTGGCCGGTGGCCGGCACGCTGATGATCGAGCCGACGGAATCGGAGACGAAGGCCGAGATCGACCGCTTCTGCGACGCCATGCTGGCGATCCGCGAGGAAGCGCGCGCCATCGAGGAAGGTCGCATGGACCGGGAGAACAACCCGCTCAAGAACGCCCCGCACACGGTGGAGGACCTCGTCGGCGAATGGGATCGCCCCTATTCGCGCGAACAGGCCTGCTTCCCGCCGGGCGCCTTCCGGGTCGACAAGTACTGGTCGCCTGTCAACCGCGTGGACAATGTCTACGGCGACCGCAATCTCGTCTGCTCCTGCCCGCCGCTGGAAGATTACGCGGAGGCGGCCGAGTAA
- the sufC gene encoding Fe-S cluster assembly ATPase SufC: protein MLEIKNLHARIAEDGTEIIRGLNLTVKAGEVAAIMGPNGSGKSTLSYILSGREDYEVTEGDILYNGESILELDPAERAAKGIFLAFQYPVEIPGVATMQFLKVAMNEQRKARGEAELTTPDFMRRVKEASAELKIAPEMLRRPLNVGFSGGEKKRAEILQMSLLEPKLCILDETDSGLDIDALKIVADGVNALRSPDRAVVVITHYQRLLDYIVPDTVHVLYKGQVIKSGDKTLAHELEANGYADIIGAAA from the coding sequence ATGCTTGAAATCAAGAACCTGCACGCCCGCATCGCCGAAGACGGCACCGAGATCATCCGCGGCCTGAACCTCACCGTGAAGGCCGGCGAAGTCGCCGCCATCATGGGGCCGAACGGCTCCGGCAAGTCGACGCTCTCCTATATCCTCTCCGGCCGCGAGGACTACGAGGTCACCGAGGGCGACATCCTCTATAACGGCGAGAGCATCCTGGAGCTCGACCCGGCCGAGCGCGCCGCCAAGGGCATCTTCCTCGCCTTCCAGTACCCGGTCGAAATCCCGGGCGTCGCCACCATGCAGTTCCTCAAGGTCGCGATGAACGAGCAGCGCAAGGCGCGCGGCGAGGCCGAGCTGACGACGCCGGACTTCATGCGCCGCGTCAAGGAAGCTTCCGCCGAACTCAAGATCGCGCCGGAAATGCTGCGCCGCCCGCTCAATGTCGGCTTCTCCGGCGGCGAGAAGAAGCGTGCCGAGATCCTGCAGATGTCGCTGCTGGAGCCGAAGCTGTGCATCCTCGACGAGACCGATTCGGGCCTCGACATCGACGCGCTGAAGATCGTCGCCGACGGTGTCAACGCGCTGCGCTCGCCGGACCGCGCGGTCGTCGTCATCACGCACTACCAGCGCCTGCTCGACTATATCGTGCCGGATACGGTCCACGTCCTCTACAAGGGCCAGGTCATCAAGTCCGGCGACAAGACGCTGGCGCACGAGCTGGAAGCCAACGGCTATGCCGACATCATCGGTGCTGCCGCCTGA
- the gcvH gene encoding glycine cleavage system protein GcvH, with protein sequence MLKFTEEHEWLKIEGGVATVGITTHAAEQLGDLVFVELPEVGATFDKGGDAATVESVKAASDVYCPLDGEIVEINEAITADPSLVNSDPQGAGWFFKLKLANPADADALMDEAAYKELVG encoded by the coding sequence ATGCTGAAATTCACCGAAGAACACGAGTGGCTGAAGATCGAAGGCGGCGTTGCGACCGTCGGCATCACGACGCATGCGGCCGAACAGCTCGGCGACCTCGTCTTCGTCGAACTACCGGAAGTCGGCGCGACCTTCGACAAGGGCGGCGATGCAGCCACCGTCGAGAGCGTCAAGGCCGCCTCCGACGTCTATTGTCCGCTCGACGGCGAGATCGTCGAGATCAACGAGGCCATCACGGCCGATCCCTCCCTCGTCAACAGCGACCCGCAGGGCGCCGGCTGGTTCTTCAAGCTGAAGCTCGCCAACCCCGCCGATGCGGATGCGCTGATGGACGAAGCCGCCTACAAGGAGCTTGTCGGCTGA
- a CDS encoding ATP-binding protein, with translation MTGFAAALYENLPFPVLVVDVEARVVSHNEAAARTFGWNRDGRLPAAAAVIDGANLARHASQGRENTHALSFRHENGSSFEASAHVIALPDEGTGVHYALLLRSLLSGGSHGEQILLGQRIAAALDTMTEGFAIFDPEERLVLFNRSYKERCGEAGAHVRVGATLESIVRGNIRSGMFPGIREGTAEAEALVRERLRDHRSPDSDGSVFPFGEDLWIRAESHIAETGDVVALRVDVSDLKRTEAALEEKRRDYLSLLQILPDMILRFDRGLTIRFANDKYAAHVGSTTDELIGRSLPDVACAPEQAAALIDIGGYTRDEPVRTMEICIDGKDGREMWMLWTAVAIFDDDGVSEVVSVGRDITETKRQQRQVEAQTSELRRKNEALDQFTATVSHDLKAPLRHLSMFAEMISEDLHRGEFDELPHYADHVRKSAARMRRIIDSLLEFSQIAYRIAVPKPVALSGVVRDALALLESHVEESGGTIDVQPMPEIMGDPELLKRLAQNLIGNALKYRRPGKAPVVRVYCRQRPAGIDFVVEDDGIGIDPQHVGRIFEVFQRLHRDETVYQGTGVGLALARRIVESHNGSIALDTSYGPGARFVVTFPQSIRSRGNERGRFG, from the coding sequence ATGACCGGCTTTGCCGCGGCACTTTACGAAAACCTGCCGTTTCCCGTCCTCGTCGTCGATGTCGAGGCGCGCGTGGTTTCCCATAACGAGGCCGCTGCCCGCACGTTCGGCTGGAATCGCGACGGCCGGCTTCCGGCCGCAGCGGCCGTCATCGACGGCGCGAACCTCGCCCGCCACGCATCGCAGGGGCGCGAGAACACGCACGCCCTTTCCTTCCGTCACGAGAACGGCTCGTCCTTCGAAGCGTCGGCGCATGTGATCGCGCTGCCGGACGAGGGGACGGGCGTACATTATGCGCTGCTCCTGCGCAGCCTGCTCAGCGGCGGCAGCCACGGCGAGCAGATCCTGCTCGGCCAGCGCATCGCCGCCGCGCTCGACACCATGACCGAGGGCTTTGCGATCTTCGACCCGGAGGAGCGCCTGGTCCTGTTCAACCGCTCCTACAAGGAGCGGTGCGGGGAAGCCGGCGCGCATGTGCGTGTCGGTGCGACGCTGGAAAGCATCGTTCGCGGCAATATCCGCTCCGGCATGTTCCCGGGTATCAGGGAGGGGACGGCGGAGGCCGAGGCGCTGGTGCGCGAGCGCCTGCGCGACCATCGCTCTCCCGACAGCGATGGGTCCGTCTTCCCGTTCGGCGAGGATCTCTGGATCCGCGCGGAAAGCCATATCGCCGAGACCGGCGACGTCGTTGCGCTGCGTGTCGACGTCTCCGACTTGAAGCGCACGGAGGCCGCGCTCGAGGAGAAGCGTCGCGACTATCTCTCGCTGCTGCAGATCCTGCCGGACATGATCCTGCGCTTCGACCGCGGCCTGACCATCCGTTTCGCCAACGACAAATATGCCGCCCATGTCGGCTCGACCACCGATGAGCTGATCGGCCGCTCCCTGCCGGATGTCGCCTGCGCGCCGGAGCAGGCCGCCGCCCTGATCGACATAGGCGGCTATACGCGTGACGAGCCGGTTCGCACGATGGAGATCTGCATCGACGGGAAGGATGGCCGGGAGATGTGGATGCTCTGGACGGCCGTTGCGATCTTCGACGACGACGGGGTGAGCGAGGTCGTGAGCGTCGGGCGCGACATCACCGAGACCAAGCGCCAGCAGCGGCAGGTGGAGGCGCAGACCAGCGAGCTGCGCCGCAAGAACGAGGCGCTCGACCAGTTCACCGCCACGGTCTCGCATGATCTCAAGGCGCCGCTGCGCCACCTGTCCATGTTCGCCGAAATGATCTCGGAGGACCTGCACCGCGGCGAGTTCGACGAGCTGCCGCACTACGCCGACCATGTGCGCAAGAGCGCGGCGCGCATGCGGCGCATCATCGACAGTTTGCTGGAGTTCTCGCAGATCGCCTATCGCATCGCCGTGCCGAAGCCCGTGGCGCTGTCCGGCGTCGTCAGGGATGCGCTGGCGCTGCTCGAAAGCCATGTCGAGGAGAGCGGCGGCACGATCGACGTCCAGCCGATGCCGGAGATCATGGGCGATCCGGAGCTTTTGAAGCGCCTTGCGCAGAACCTCATCGGCAACGCTCTGAAATACCGCCGGCCCGGCAAAGCGCCTGTCGTGCGGGTCTATTGCCGGCAGCGCCCGGCGGGGATCGATTTCGTCGTCGAGGACGACGGGATCGGCATCGACCCCCAGCATGTCGGGCGGATCTTCGAGGTTTTCCAGAGACTTCACCGGGACGAGACGGTCTACCAGGGCACGGGCGTCGGGCTTGCGCTGGCGCGCCGGATCGTCGAGAGCCACAACGGCTCGATAGCGCTTGACACGAGCTATGGTCCGGGCGCACGCTTCGTGGTGACGTTTCCGCAATCCATAAGATCAAGGGGGAACGAGCGTGGGAGGTTCGGCTAG
- a CDS encoding SUF system Fe-S cluster assembly protein: MSLDATEDKIDVRDGIVHSAIPEDELARLSDDIISALKTVYDPEIPADIFELGLIYKIDIEDDRMVKIDMTLTAPGCPVAGEMPGWVENAVSAVEGVSGVEVRMTFDPPWTPDRMSEEAQVAVGWY; the protein is encoded by the coding sequence ATGTCCCTCGATGCAACGGAAGACAAGATCGACGTCCGCGACGGCATCGTTCATTCGGCGATCCCGGAAGACGAGCTGGCGCGTCTCAGCGACGACATCATCTCGGCGCTGAAGACGGTCTACGACCCGGAAATCCCCGCAGACATCTTCGAACTCGGCCTGATCTACAAGATCGACATCGAGGATGACCGCATGGTCAAGATCGACATGACGCTGACCGCGCCGGGCTGCCCCGTCGCCGGCGAGATGCCGGGCTGGGTGGAAAACGCCGTGAGCGCCGTCGAAGGCGTGTCCGGCGTCGAGGTCAGGATGACCTTCGACCCGCCGTGGACGCCGGACCGCATGTCGGAAGAGGCGCAGGTCGCCGTCGGCTGGTACTGA
- a CDS encoding response regulator, whose amino-acid sequence MGGSARRLIVVDDDPVDVRFVMRAFSDAGSPLEITHAADAEVASDRLDAEAFDYILLDINMPGISGMELLKRLRGRPRTAVTPVIMLSSSSNTADVSRAYENGANAYAVKPSTLSGYRAFAEGFTRFWVDVAVAP is encoded by the coding sequence GTGGGAGGTTCGGCTAGAAGGCTGATCGTCGTCGACGACGATCCGGTGGACGTGCGGTTCGTCATGCGCGCCTTCAGCGATGCCGGAAGCCCGCTCGAAATCACCCATGCCGCCGATGCCGAGGTCGCCAGCGACCGGCTCGATGCGGAAGCCTTCGACTATATCCTGCTCGACATCAACATGCCCGGCATCAGCGGCATGGAACTTCTCAAGCGCCTGCGCGGCCGGCCGCGCACGGCGGTGACGCCCGTCATCATGCTGTCATCGTCGTCGAACACCGCGGATGTGAGCCGCGCTTACGAGAACGGTGCCAACGCCTATGCCGTCAAGCCCTCGACGCTGAGCGGCTATCGCGCGTTCGCCGAGGGCTTCACCCGCTTCTGGGTGGACGTCGCCGTCGCACCCTGA
- the sufD gene encoding Fe-S cluster assembly protein SufD: protein MNMQTGKTLSVAETALCEAYDHAIGELPGDGAVLAARDTLISDFKDAGLPTRRVEAWHYTDLKALLRAVPAFDPAASVARVAPLVEGSTVLAVANGIADARATADGATVSTFKDALADGTAAAGLAARDGDDAIGRINGAFVRDGFVLDVPEGTALEAPLEIQTIQNAGQTHTRFTATFGANTKATVVERHIAAGENAAFVTTVSDIALADGADITWIILQAQGAADTHLGQIRITLGTDTKLRLYVVNAGGRLVRQEIHVVVAGEGSDLRLRGINLIGGETHNDVTFTVGHDVPNTTSTEVIRNVIFDRARGVFQGQIRVAPDAQKTDAKMSCNTLLLSDEADFSAKPELEIFADVQCGHGATVIDIDHTQLFYLMARGIPENKARGMLVNAFVAEIVEELEDEPLVEALEGVVAAWLEKHA, encoded by the coding sequence ATGAACATGCAGACAGGCAAGACGCTTTCGGTCGCCGAGACCGCGCTTTGCGAAGCCTATGACCACGCCATCGGCGAGCTGCCGGGCGACGGCGCGGTGCTGGCCGCCCGCGACACGCTGATCAGCGACTTCAAGGATGCCGGCCTTCCGACGCGCCGCGTGGAAGCCTGGCACTATACGGACCTCAAGGCGCTGCTGCGCGCCGTGCCCGCCTTCGATCCGGCGGCCTCGGTCGCCAGGGTCGCCCCTCTCGTCGAGGGTTCCACCGTGCTTGCGGTCGCCAACGGCATCGCCGATGCCCGCGCGACCGCCGACGGCGCGACGGTAAGCACCTTCAAGGACGCACTTGCCGACGGCACCGCCGCGGCCGGCCTTGCTGCCCGCGACGGCGACGACGCGATCGGCCGCATCAACGGCGCCTTCGTACGCGACGGTTTCGTGCTCGACGTGCCTGAGGGCACGGCGCTGGAAGCCCCGCTCGAAATCCAGACGATCCAGAATGCCGGCCAGACGCATACGCGCTTTACGGCGACCTTCGGTGCCAATACCAAGGCGACGGTCGTCGAGCGCCACATCGCGGCCGGCGAGAACGCCGCCTTCGTGACGACCGTCAGCGACATCGCGCTTGCCGACGGGGCGGACATCACCTGGATCATCCTCCAGGCGCAGGGGGCCGCGGACACCCATCTCGGCCAGATCCGCATCACGCTCGGCACCGATACGAAACTGCGCCTCTACGTGGTCAATGCCGGCGGCAGGCTCGTGCGGCAGGAAATCCATGTCGTGGTGGCGGGCGAGGGCTCGGACCTCAGGCTGCGCGGCATCAACCTCATCGGCGGCGAAACGCACAACGACGTGACCTTCACGGTCGGCCACGACGTTCCAAACACGACGTCGACGGAAGTCATCCGCAACGTGATCTTCGATCGCGCGCGCGGCGTCTTCCAGGGCCAGATCCGCGTTGCACCTGATGCCCAGAAGACCGATGCCAAGATGTCGTGCAACACGCTGCTGCTCTCCGACGAGGCCGATTTCTCCGCCAAGCCGGAGCTGGAGATCTTCGCCGACGTGCAGTGCGGCCACGGCGCCACCGTGATCGACATCGACCACACGCAGCTCTTCTACCTGATGGCGCGCGGCATCCCGGAAAACAAGGCGCGCGGCATGCTGGTCAACGCCTTCGTCGCCGAGATCGTCGAGGAGCTGGAAGACGAGCCGCTGGTCGAAGCGCTGGAAGGCGTCGTCGCCGCCTGGCTGGAAAAGCACGCCTGA
- the gcvT gene encoding glycine cleavage system aminomethyltransferase GcvT, with protein MDGTSELKKTPLHALNLSLGARMVPFAGYEMPVQYAAGVMKEHLHARAAAGLFDVSHMGQVTLRARSGVNADAARALETLVPVDIVGLGEGRQRYALFTNDEGGILDDLMIANRGDHFYVVVNAACKDADFAHMQAKIGETCELTLHDDRALIALQGPHAQAVLAELWADVSSMRFMDVRACDLHDADCIVSRSGYTGEDGFEISIPAALAETVCRRLLDHPDVLPIGLGARDSLRLEAGLCLYGNDIDTGTTPVEAGLEWAIQKVRRKGGEREGGFPGASVILDQLENGAERRRVGLKPEGRAPVRAGAVLATDPEGEDVVGTVTSGGFGPNVDGPVAMGYVTRPSAAVGTQLYAGVRGKFLPVTVSAMPFVKNTFKR; from the coding sequence TTGGACGGAACGTCTGAACTCAAGAAAACCCCGCTTCACGCGCTGAACCTGTCGCTCGGCGCCCGCATGGTGCCGTTCGCCGGCTACGAGATGCCGGTGCAGTACGCGGCCGGCGTGATGAAGGAACACCTGCACGCGCGCGCCGCCGCCGGCCTGTTCGACGTGTCCCACATGGGCCAGGTCACGTTACGCGCCCGCTCCGGCGTCAATGCCGACGCGGCCCGGGCGCTCGAAACGCTGGTGCCGGTCGATATCGTCGGCCTCGGCGAAGGCCGTCAGCGCTATGCGCTTTTCACCAATGACGAAGGCGGCATCCTCGACGACCTGATGATCGCCAATCGCGGCGACCACTTCTACGTGGTCGTCAACGCCGCCTGCAAGGATGCGGACTTCGCGCACATGCAGGCGAAGATCGGCGAGACCTGCGAGCTGACGCTGCACGACGACCGCGCCCTCATCGCCCTGCAAGGCCCGCACGCCCAGGCCGTGCTCGCCGAACTGTGGGCGGACGTCTCCTCCATGCGCTTCATGGACGTGCGCGCCTGCGACCTGCACGACGCCGACTGCATCGTCTCGCGCTCGGGCTATACCGGCGAGGACGGCTTCGAGATCTCCATCCCGGCCGCGCTTGCCGAAACCGTCTGTCGCCGCCTGCTCGACCATCCGGACGTGCTGCCGATCGGCCTCGGCGCCCGCGATTCGCTGCGCCTCGAGGCCGGGCTCTGCCTCTACGGCAACGACATCGACACCGGCACGACGCCGGTGGAGGCCGGGCTCGAATGGGCCATCCAGAAGGTTCGCCGCAAGGGCGGCGAGCGTGAAGGCGGCTTTCCCGGCGCTTCCGTCATTCTCGACCAGCTCGAAAACGGCGCCGAACGTCGCCGCGTCGGCCTGAAGCCCGAAGGCCGCGCGCCCGTGCGCGCCGGCGCGGTGCTGGCGACCGATCCCGAAGGCGAGGACGTCGTCGGCACGGTCACTTCGGGCGGCTTCGGTCCCAATGTCGATGGCCCCGTCGCCATGGGCTACGTCACCAGGCCCTCCGCCGCCGTCGGCACCCAGCTCTATGCGGGCGTTCGCGGGAAATTCCTGCCCGTCACCGTATCGGCCATGCCCTTCGTCAAGAACACCTTCAAGCGCTGA
- a CDS encoding cysteine desulfurase, translated as MEHAPALAYDVEAIRKDFPILSKTVYGKPLVYLDNGASAQKPQVVIDAVSHAYSNEYANVHRGLHFLSNAATDAYEAAREKVRRFLNASSVDEIVFTKSSTEAINTVAYGYGMPKIGEGDEIVLSIMEHHSNIVPWHFIRERQGAKLVWAPVDETGAFHIEDFEKCLTERTRLIAITHMSNALGTIVPVKEICRIARARGIPVLVDGSQGAVHMPVDVRDIDCDWYVMTGHKLYGPSGIGVLYGKMDRLREMRPFQGGGEMIVDVTEDIVTYNDPPHRFEAGTPPIVQAIGLGYALDYMEKIGRAAISAHEADLRDYAHERLSSINSLRIFGTAPGKGSIFSFELEGIHAHDVSMVIDRAGVAVRAGTHCAQPLLKRFGVTSTCRASFGLYNTRAEVDALADALDHARKFFA; from the coding sequence ATGGAACACGCACCCGCACTGGCCTACGACGTCGAGGCGATCCGCAAGGATTTCCCCATCCTGTCGAAAACGGTCTATGGCAAGCCGCTGGTCTATCTCGACAACGGCGCCTCTGCGCAGAAGCCGCAGGTGGTGATCGACGCGGTCTCGCATGCCTATTCCAACGAATATGCAAACGTGCACCGCGGCCTTCATTTCCTGTCGAATGCCGCAACGGACGCCTATGAGGCGGCGCGCGAGAAGGTGCGCCGCTTCCTGAACGCCTCGTCGGTCGACGAGATCGTCTTCACGAAGTCCTCGACCGAGGCGATCAACACGGTCGCCTACGGCTACGGCATGCCAAAGATCGGCGAGGGCGACGAGATTGTCCTTTCGATCATGGAGCACCATTCCAACATCGTGCCGTGGCATTTCATCCGCGAACGGCAGGGGGCCAAGCTCGTCTGGGCGCCCGTCGACGAGACCGGTGCGTTCCATATCGAAGACTTCGAGAAGTGCCTGACCGAGCGCACCAGGCTCATCGCCATCACGCATATGTCGAACGCGCTCGGCACCATCGTGCCGGTCAAGGAGATTTGCCGCATCGCCCGCGCGCGCGGCATTCCGGTGCTGGTGGACGGGTCGCAGGGCGCGGTGCACATGCCGGTCGACGTGCGTGACATCGATTGCGACTGGTACGTGATGACCGGCCACAAGCTCTACGGTCCCTCGGGCATCGGCGTGCTCTACGGCAAGATGGATCGCCTTCGCGAGATGCGTCCCTTCCAGGGCGGCGGCGAGATGATCGTCGATGTCACCGAGGATATCGTCACCTACAACGACCCGCCGCACCGCTTCGAGGCCGGTACGCCGCCAATCGTTCAGGCGATCGGCCTCGGCTATGCACTGGACTATATGGAAAAGATCGGCCGCGCGGCGATCTCCGCCCATGAGGCGGACCTGCGCGACTATGCCCATGAACGGCTTTCGTCGATCAATTCTCTGCGCATCTTCGGCACGGCGCCCGGCAAGGGCTCGATCTTCTCCTTCGAGCTGGAAGGCATCCATGCCCATGACGTGTCGATGGTCATCGACCGGGCAGGGGTGGCGGTGCGCGCCGGCACCCATTGCGCCCAGCCGCTCTTGAAACGCTTCGGCGTCACCTCCACATGCCGGGCATCGTTCGGCCTCTATAACACGCGTGCAGAGGTCGATGCCCTGGCCGACGCGCTCGACCACGCCCGCAAGTTCTTTGCCTGA